Proteins encoded by one window of Hyphomicrobium nitrativorans NL23:
- a CDS encoding AraC family transcriptional regulator, translated as MVDPLSEVIALLRPRTVFSKIISGAGRWAVRYSDFGQPSFCTVLDGSCRLTVEGHEPLTLEAGDFLLLPKTPGFTMSGFEPSSAKHIDPTVSSAPTNEVRHGTPDGDPDVRLLGGSFVFDSRDADLLVSLLPALVHVRGVERLSTLVHLVRDEATAERPGRDLVLGRLVEVMLIEALRTIQGDMAPAGLLRGLGDARIAIAIREMHSDPARTWTVEDLAKTAALSRSVFFDRFTSAVGVPPIEYLLGWRMAIAKDLLRQQDISLAEVAERVGYSSASTFSTAFSRHVGQPPGRFAREGGNQV; from the coding sequence ATGGTTGACCCCCTTTCGGAAGTCATCGCGCTGCTGCGGCCGCGCACCGTCTTCTCCAAGATCATCAGCGGCGCCGGCCGCTGGGCCGTGCGCTATTCCGACTTCGGCCAGCCGAGCTTTTGCACGGTACTCGATGGGAGCTGCCGTCTGACCGTCGAAGGTCACGAACCTCTGACCCTCGAAGCGGGAGATTTCCTGCTCCTGCCAAAGACGCCCGGCTTCACGATGTCGGGCTTCGAGCCATCGTCGGCAAAGCACATCGATCCCACGGTATCATCTGCACCAACGAACGAGGTACGTCATGGCACGCCTGACGGCGACCCTGATGTGCGGTTGCTTGGCGGATCGTTCGTCTTCGACTCCAGAGATGCCGATCTCTTGGTATCGCTGCTGCCGGCGCTGGTGCACGTGCGCGGCGTGGAAAGACTCTCCACGCTCGTGCACCTCGTCCGCGATGAAGCAACTGCCGAGAGACCAGGTCGCGATCTTGTCCTGGGACGCCTCGTCGAGGTGATGCTGATCGAGGCGCTACGGACGATCCAGGGCGATATGGCACCAGCTGGGCTCCTACGCGGCCTCGGTGACGCACGCATTGCGATAGCGATAAGGGAGATGCACTCGGATCCCGCGCGGACCTGGACGGTCGAGGATCTTGCCAAGACGGCGGCCCTCTCGCGCTCGGTGTTCTTCGATCGCTTCACAAGTGCCGTCGGCGTGCCGCCGATCGAGTATCTTCTTGGTTGGCGCATGGCCATCGCCAAGGATCTTCTGCGCCAACAGGATATCAGCCTCGCCGAGGTTGCAGAGCGCGTTGGATACAGTTCTGCGAGCACATTCAGCACCGCCTTCAGCCGCCATGTGGGACAGCCCCCGGGCCGCTTCGCTCGCGAGGGTGGCAATCAAGTATGA
- a CDS encoding nucleotidyltransferase family protein, translated as MQQIDLATQTMFAELLQRCLDAEFDAEFRENGTFVRKKSKERFYWHYQWRDGDKTRNKYVGPVTDKSITDRVNRFASIKSSFKRRQTLVRAVAAAGLPTPDHLSGSIVEAMWKAGFFRLRSVLGGTLAYQAYAGPLGIRLDGPPLMTQDADFAQFWGISENIGESMPAPLAVLHSIDATFRQVPNIKDPFACTRYRNQMDYAVDLLTPNRGSDEHQDKPARMKALAGSGAQPLRHLDYLIHQPERSVLLYGGGVPVTIPRAERFAVHKLIVAVERTDQAKSGKDIQQAETLIAALANTRPAELATAWRTAWDTGDRWREKLEAGRERLSNETQAILESTLKRAKQRRRNPTR; from the coding sequence ATGCAACAGATCGACCTGGCAACGCAAACCATGTTCGCCGAACTTCTCCAGCGGTGCCTGGATGCCGAATTCGATGCTGAATTTCGCGAGAACGGAACCTTCGTCCGCAAGAAGTCCAAGGAACGTTTTTATTGGCACTATCAATGGCGTGACGGCGATAAGACGCGCAACAAATACGTCGGGCCTGTCACCGACAAGAGCATCACGGATCGTGTCAATCGCTTTGCGAGCATCAAGTCGAGTTTCAAGCGTCGGCAAACCCTGGTTCGTGCCGTAGCAGCTGCCGGCCTGCCGACCCCCGATCACCTGTCGGGTTCGATCGTCGAAGCCATGTGGAAGGCAGGCTTCTTCCGTCTACGCAGCGTGCTGGGCGGCACGTTGGCCTACCAGGCGTATGCCGGGCCTCTCGGCATTCGCCTCGACGGTCCGCCACTCATGACCCAAGACGCGGACTTTGCGCAGTTCTGGGGCATCTCCGAGAACATTGGCGAGAGCATGCCAGCCCCCCTCGCCGTGCTGCATAGTATCGACGCCACGTTTCGGCAAGTTCCCAACATCAAAGATCCCTTCGCATGCACGCGGTACCGCAATCAAATGGACTATGCCGTCGACCTTCTCACTCCGAACAGAGGATCGGACGAGCATCAGGACAAACCCGCAAGGATGAAGGCTCTGGCCGGTAGCGGCGCCCAACCTTTGCGCCATCTCGACTACCTGATCCATCAGCCTGAGCGCTCGGTTCTGCTCTACGGCGGCGGCGTCCCAGTCACGATTCCGCGCGCTGAGCGGTTTGCGGTTCACAAATTGATTGTAGCCGTGGAAAGAACGGATCAGGCGAAATCCGGCAAGGATATCCAGCAGGCTGAAACGCTCATTGCGGCGCTGGCCAACACACGCCCCGCGGAATTGGCGACGGCCTGGCGGACGGCGTGGGATACTGGTGATCGGTGGCGTGAGAAACTGGAGGCTGGGCGCGAGCGCCTCTCGAATGAGACGCAAGCAATCCTTGAAAGCACCTTGAAGCGCGCAAAACAAAGAAGGCGGAACCCAACCCGCTGA
- a CDS encoding DUF2478 domain-containing protein, translated as MRVAAILYAADEGPAADALLAELAWRLRERGLKLAGAVQSNVSQPGQSRCDILLEDLASGRVVQASENRGPMASGCRLDAGALEDIVGLSSASLAPETALVIVNKFSKREAEGHGFRPLIEQAVVLGIPVLAAVKPAHLDAWTQFVGSTPALLPLDEDAVRHWCDAAIFGAASNESAAPR; from the coding sequence ATGCGCGTCGCGGCAATCCTCTACGCAGCCGACGAAGGACCGGCGGCAGACGCACTGCTTGCCGAGCTTGCGTGGCGCCTTCGCGAGCGTGGACTGAAACTCGCGGGCGCGGTTCAAAGCAACGTCTCTCAACCTGGCCAAAGCCGCTGCGACATCCTCCTCGAAGACCTCGCATCCGGCCGTGTCGTGCAAGCGTCGGAAAATCGCGGCCCCATGGCCAGCGGATGCCGCCTCGACGCCGGCGCCCTCGAAGACATCGTCGGCCTGTCGTCCGCATCCCTCGCACCTGAAACGGCGCTCGTCATCGTCAACAAGTTCAGCAAGCGCGAAGCGGAAGGCCACGGCTTCCGCCCCTTGATAGAACAAGCCGTCGTTCTCGGCATCCCGGTGCTGGCAGCCGTCAAGCCCGCACATCTCGACGCCTGGACGCAATTCGTTGGCAGCACGCCGGCACTTCTGCCCCTGGACGAGGACGCGGTCCGGCACTGGTGCGACGCGGCGATCTTTGGGGCGGCCTCCAACGAGAGCGCGGCACCGCGCTGA
- a CDS encoding SH3 domain-containing protein codes for MLRPFLILSVVSGATAAFAGPVPLSGDDLKRSFNGALVEMDTPLGTTIPVRFGTDGLVSGEAGELAPLLGSARDRGRWWIDGDRICSKWFRWFDAEPQCLSVQQDGARLFWQQDNGKKGTATLVEGPPAEKAAPQATVVASADSVPHPTSPSAKAKSQTKGDAARARAPAPRTQSAADPLPLPVRAPQRVTEPRGVAGVDLAPEGEAHRMPQDRAAVVQTATAPEAMPDVPMMRFGGAGLLAASARIAGEEASQPARVPVTPVEAEKQKPAAEIRVAARAAPEPTAKPVVASQPARAETGSLKQPAAKITRAGREPWTSAPSIHAPGHYRVRGVARSDVLNVRRGPSDGHPAVASIPPNGRRIEITGACQGEWCPVRYRRATGWVHGFYLSEEAPGRGSASRVYLAQP; via the coding sequence TTGCTCAGGCCGTTCCTCATTCTCAGTGTCGTTTCGGGAGCGACGGCCGCGTTCGCGGGGCCCGTGCCTCTTTCCGGCGATGACCTGAAAAGATCGTTCAACGGTGCGCTCGTCGAGATGGATACGCCGCTCGGGACGACGATCCCCGTGCGTTTCGGCACGGACGGGCTCGTGTCCGGCGAAGCGGGCGAACTCGCGCCGCTGCTTGGATCCGCGCGCGATCGCGGCCGCTGGTGGATCGACGGCGACAGGATCTGCTCCAAGTGGTTCCGCTGGTTCGACGCGGAGCCTCAGTGTCTCAGTGTGCAGCAGGACGGCGCACGGCTGTTCTGGCAGCAGGACAACGGAAAAAAGGGGACGGCGACCCTTGTGGAGGGACCGCCCGCGGAAAAGGCCGCACCCCAAGCGACCGTCGTTGCGAGCGCCGACAGCGTACCTCATCCGACATCGCCATCTGCGAAAGCAAAATCACAAACAAAGGGGGATGCAGCGCGCGCCCGCGCGCCTGCCCCGCGCACGCAGTCTGCGGCCGATCCCCTGCCGTTGCCGGTGCGTGCGCCTCAGCGGGTGACGGAGCCGCGGGGTGTTGCCGGGGTCGATCTCGCGCCCGAAGGCGAGGCTCACCGCATGCCTCAAGACAGGGCGGCAGTCGTTCAGACAGCCACCGCACCCGAAGCGATGCCGGATGTGCCGATGATGCGGTTTGGCGGGGCTGGATTGCTTGCGGCATCTGCTCGGATCGCGGGCGAAGAAGCGTCCCAACCCGCACGCGTTCCGGTGACGCCGGTCGAGGCGGAAAAGCAGAAGCCCGCCGCGGAAATCCGCGTTGCGGCGCGTGCTGCGCCCGAACCGACGGCAAAACCTGTCGTGGCGTCGCAGCCTGCACGCGCCGAAACGGGATCGCTGAAGCAGCCTGCTGCAAAAATTACGCGGGCGGGGCGCGAGCCGTGGACATCGGCTCCGTCCATTCATGCACCAGGTCATTATCGTGTGCGCGGCGTTGCGCGCAGCGATGTGCTCAACGTGCGCAGAGGCCCTTCCGACGGGCATCCGGCGGTTGCATCCATTCCGCCGAACGGGCGCCGGATCGAGATCACGGGCGCCTGCCAGGGCGAGTGGTGTCCGGTCCGCTATCGCCGCGCGACGGGCTGGGTGCACGGCTTCTATCTTTCCGAAGAGGCGCCGGGCAGAGGTTCGGCAAGCCGGGTCTATCTCGCGCAGCCGTAA
- a CDS encoding DUF930 domain-containing protein, whose translation MRFVLVAFACLLAAPIVEAAQPSRNERALMKLSPEERAQQACVARGIDAIRRDKRLKGVDRVMPDTFGRAQFDGTAVSAKGAAVRAGKGWYALSFDCKLADDQLKVTAFTYQLGDEIPPERWEDVGLW comes from the coding sequence ATGCGTTTCGTGCTCGTTGCGTTTGCATGTTTGCTTGCTGCGCCTATCGTGGAGGCCGCTCAGCCGAGCCGCAATGAAAGAGCGCTGATGAAGCTCAGCCCGGAAGAGCGCGCGCAGCAGGCGTGCGTCGCTCGCGGTATCGACGCCATCCGGCGCGACAAGCGGTTGAAGGGTGTGGATCGCGTCATGCCGGACACGTTCGGACGTGCGCAGTTCGATGGAACGGCGGTGTCGGCGAAGGGGGCGGCCGTGCGCGCAGGCAAGGGATGGTATGCGCTGAGCTTCGATTGCAAGCTCGCTGACGACCAGCTCAAGGTGACGGCTTTCACCTATCAGCTAGGCGACGAAATTCCGCCGGAACGCTGGGAAGACGTCGGTCTCTGGTAG
- a CDS encoding TetR/AcrR family transcriptional regulator, protein MNKTILRDGRNPEASDALVPPPRERILAVACDLFYRNGIHAVGVELIAEAARTNKMTLYRHFKSKDDLVVEYARQLAAAGDAVWVNLAAEHPGNPDKRLAAWIDHVEDIVTSNAERGCALANAAVELQPGHPARSVIEDYKHRKRDHLVKLFRAARYREPERLADEVFLLFEGARISIQCGSRGPATRLVRMLRDLLAKAPRKSRS, encoded by the coding sequence ATGAACAAAACGATCCTTCGCGACGGGCGAAATCCCGAGGCATCGGATGCCCTTGTGCCGCCTCCTCGCGAGCGGATCCTCGCCGTTGCCTGCGATCTGTTTTACCGGAACGGAATTCACGCCGTCGGCGTCGAATTGATCGCCGAAGCCGCCCGCACCAACAAGATGACGCTCTATCGGCATTTTAAGTCGAAGGACGATCTTGTGGTCGAATATGCGCGGCAGCTTGCCGCAGCGGGAGACGCGGTCTGGGTCAATCTCGCCGCCGAGCATCCCGGCAATCCAGACAAGCGCCTCGCCGCCTGGATCGATCACGTCGAAGACATTGTCACCAGCAATGCCGAACGCGGGTGCGCCCTTGCCAATGCGGCCGTGGAGCTTCAGCCGGGGCATCCCGCGCGGTCTGTGATCGAAGACTACAAGCACCGAAAGCGCGATCACCTGGTCAAGCTGTTCCGCGCGGCGCGATACCGCGAGCCGGAACGTCTCGCCGACGAAGTGTTTTTGTTGTTCGAAGGCGCGCGCATCAGCATCCAATGCGGCAGCCGCGGCCCGGCCACGCGCCTAGTGAGGATGTTGCGGGACCTTTTGGCCAAGGCCCCGCGCAAATCCCGCAGCTAA
- a CDS encoding efflux RND transporter periplasmic adaptor subunit: protein MSPRRSSIAFVALIAVATSLGACREQEPGANAGAAPPAPTVTVAKPVTKLVADHDEYVGRFVALDFVEVRARVSGYLSKIHFTDGQLVEAGASLFTVDPRPFEAALEQAKASVVTAEANLAFAESDLSRAESLVSGTSITQQTIDQRVQAKRVAEASVTAQKAALAQAELDLEFTELRAPISGRIGDRRVSLGNLVTGGTGGNTTLLATVASVDPIRFEFTMDEASYLRYLRAVQAENSSAANRGMTLPARLKLIDDNDFVHEGSIDFVDNTIDRSSGTIRGRAEFNNADGRLTPGMFGRIRVATSKPAEALLVPDGAIGTEQVRKFVYVVSADNVVNPKYVTLGPVVDGLRVITSGLEAGDDVVVNGLMRIRPGVTVTPEQAQTANGAAGETVVGTN from the coding sequence ATGTCGCCTCGTCGCTCCTCAATCGCTTTTGTCGCGCTTATTGCTGTCGCGACGTCGCTCGGTGCGTGCCGTGAGCAGGAGCCGGGCGCAAACGCCGGCGCTGCGCCGCCCGCGCCCACAGTGACGGTCGCCAAGCCGGTGACGAAGCTCGTTGCCGATCATGACGAATATGTGGGCCGCTTCGTGGCTCTCGATTTCGTCGAAGTGCGTGCGCGCGTGTCGGGCTATCTGTCGAAGATCCATTTTACCGACGGCCAGCTCGTGGAGGCAGGCGCTTCGCTCTTTACGGTGGATCCGAGGCCGTTCGAGGCCGCGCTTGAGCAGGCGAAGGCTTCGGTCGTTACGGCGGAAGCCAATCTCGCGTTTGCCGAAAGCGACCTCTCGCGCGCGGAAAGTCTCGTCAGCGGTACGTCGATCACGCAGCAGACCATCGACCAGCGCGTGCAGGCCAAGCGCGTCGCGGAGGCATCCGTGACTGCGCAGAAAGCTGCGCTCGCGCAGGCGGAGCTCGATCTTGAGTTTACGGAGCTCCGGGCGCCGATTTCGGGCCGCATCGGCGACAGGCGCGTATCGCTCGGCAACCTTGTGACGGGTGGCACGGGCGGCAACACGACGTTGCTTGCCACGGTGGCGTCCGTCGATCCGATCCGTTTCGAGTTCACGATGGATGAGGCGTCGTATCTGCGCTATCTGCGCGCTGTGCAGGCCGAGAATTCCAGCGCGGCGAACCGCGGCATGACGTTGCCGGCGCGGCTCAAGCTGATCGACGACAACGATTTCGTTCACGAGGGCAGCATCGACTTCGTGGACAACACGATCGATCGGTCGTCCGGCACCATTCGCGGACGGGCCGAGTTCAACAATGCAGACGGCAGGCTGACGCCCGGCATGTTCGGGCGTATCCGCGTCGCAACCTCGAAGCCGGCCGAAGCGCTGCTCGTTCCGGACGGTGCTATCGGTACCGAGCAGGTGCGGAAATTCGTCTACGTGGTTTCGGCGGATAATGTCGTCAATCCGAAATACGTAACGCTTGGGCCCGTCGTCGACGGCTTGCGCGTGATCACATCCGGTCTCGAAGCGGGCGATGACGTGGTCGTCAACGGTCTGATGCGGATACGTCCCGGCGTGACGGTCACGCCGGAGCAGGCTCAGACCGCAAACGGAGCGGCCGGCGAGACTGTCGTCGGCACGAACTGA
- a CDS encoding efflux RND transporter permease subunit has translation MRISHFFIDRPIFASVISIVFLIVGAVSLIRLPVSQYPEIAPPVVNVTGQYPGASAEVVANTVVAPLEQQINGVEKMLFISSNSSNDGRFTISVAFDLGTDLDTAQVQVQNRVAVAQPRLPADVRNIGVTVAKSSPDLMMVVNMMSPDQSRDTLFISNYANANIVDVLSRIDGIGSVTVFGGRDYSMRVWLDPDRLQSLAMTVADVVSALQGQNVQVAAGVLNQPPVEMPGAFQIAVQTQGRLADPSEFGDIIVKRNGDAVVRLRDVARVELAALDYGVNSYLDRNPAVGLGIFQLPGSNAIATAEQIKQTMADLAKNFPAGVAYDIVYNPTEFIQESVNAVIFTILEAVVLVVAVVILFLQTWRAAVIPIVAIPVSLIGTFFLLDVMGFSLNNLSLFGLVLAIGIVVDDAIVVVENVERNMAAGLSPRDASFKSMDEVGGALIAIALVLSAVFVPSAFITGISGQFYQQFAVTVAGATIISLIVSLTLSPALCTLLLKPHDGTHRPSPIMWPIHAFFRVFNWSFDKASQGYGWLIERLVRLGALMLVIYAGVIAFGMNEFRQTPTAFIPGLDAGYLITATQLPPAAALSRTDEVNRRVVELALETPGVKHAVNFIGFSGATRTMQSNAGAVFIVLEPFKDRDGKPELSAQAIQQTLMQKFSVIQEAMVLVIAPPAVRGIGSSGGFRMMVQDRDGAGPQALQQAVGAMMQRANQTPGLQQVFSLFETSTPQLYLDIDRVKAQMLGINIPDVFQALQTYLGSAYVNDFNLLGRTFRVTAQADADFRADVKDVLQIRVRNAQGDTVPLGSFTTVSDISGPARVPRYNLYPAAELDGSAAPGYSQGQALAMMQEIAAEVLPQGFGYEWTDLAFQQIRAGNTAMFAFALGVLFVFLVLAAQFESLTLPMAVILIVPMSLIAAISGVIMRGMDNNILTQVGFIVLIGLAAKNAILIVEFAAQLEEQGRNRFQAAAEAARIRMRPVLMTSLAFILGVAPMVWATGAGAELRQALGTPVFYGMIGVTVFGLIFTPVFYVLCRRFGGKVHRGHAAEEPTPAPAE, from the coding sequence ATGCGCATTTCGCATTTCTTTATCGACCGGCCGATCTTCGCCAGCGTCATCTCGATCGTTTTCCTGATCGTGGGCGCGGTTTCGCTGATCCGGCTTCCGGTCAGTCAGTATCCCGAGATTGCGCCACCCGTGGTCAACGTTACGGGGCAGTATCCGGGCGCAAGCGCGGAGGTCGTCGCCAATACGGTCGTTGCGCCGCTCGAACAGCAGATCAACGGTGTCGAGAAGATGCTGTTCATCTCCTCGAACTCGTCGAACGACGGGCGCTTCACGATTTCGGTCGCGTTCGACCTCGGCACCGATCTCGATACGGCCCAGGTTCAGGTCCAGAACCGCGTCGCCGTGGCCCAGCCGCGTTTGCCTGCGGATGTGCGCAACATCGGGGTGACGGTGGCGAAGTCGTCGCCGGACCTCATGATGGTCGTGAACATGATGTCGCCCGACCAGTCGCGCGACACGCTGTTCATTTCGAATTACGCCAATGCCAACATCGTCGACGTGTTGAGCCGTATCGACGGCATCGGGTCGGTGACGGTCTTCGGCGGACGCGATTATTCGATGCGCGTCTGGCTCGATCCCGATCGGCTGCAGTCGCTCGCAATGACGGTCGCCGACGTCGTGTCGGCGCTTCAAGGGCAGAACGTCCAGGTTGCGGCGGGTGTTCTCAACCAGCCTCCCGTCGAGATGCCCGGCGCGTTCCAGATCGCGGTGCAGACGCAAGGCCGCCTCGCCGATCCTTCCGAATTCGGCGATATCATCGTCAAGCGTAACGGCGATGCGGTGGTACGGCTCAGGGACGTGGCGCGCGTTGAGCTTGCGGCGCTCGACTACGGCGTCAATTCCTATCTCGACCGCAACCCGGCCGTTGGCCTCGGCATATTCCAGCTTCCCGGTTCCAACGCCATCGCGACAGCCGAACAGATCAAGCAGACGATGGCGGATCTGGCGAAGAACTTCCCGGCCGGCGTCGCGTACGACATCGTCTACAATCCGACGGAGTTCATTCAGGAATCGGTTAACGCGGTGATCTTCACCATCCTCGAAGCGGTGGTGCTGGTTGTCGCGGTGGTGATCTTGTTCCTGCAGACGTGGCGGGCGGCCGTCATTCCAATCGTCGCGATTCCCGTCTCGCTGATCGGCACGTTCTTCCTGCTCGATGTGATGGGCTTTTCGCTCAACAACTTGTCGTTGTTCGGGCTTGTGCTCGCGATCGGCATCGTCGTGGACGACGCGATCGTGGTGGTGGAAAACGTCGAACGCAATATGGCGGCCGGGCTCTCTCCGCGAGATGCCTCGTTCAAATCGATGGACGAGGTCGGCGGCGCGCTGATCGCGATTGCGCTCGTGCTGTCGGCCGTGTTCGTTCCGTCGGCCTTCATCACCGGCATTTCCGGTCAGTTTTACCAGCAGTTCGCCGTGACGGTGGCGGGTGCGACGATCATTTCGCTCATCGTGTCGCTGACACTGTCTCCGGCGCTTTGCACGCTGCTGCTCAAGCCGCACGACGGGACACATCGGCCAAGCCCGATCATGTGGCCGATCCATGCCTTCTTCCGAGTCTTCAACTGGAGCTTCGACAAGGCCTCGCAAGGATACGGCTGGTTGATCGAGCGGCTGGTGCGGCTCGGGGCGCTTATGCTCGTGATCTACGCGGGTGTCATCGCGTTCGGGATGAACGAGTTTCGGCAAACGCCGACCGCTTTCATTCCCGGTCTCGACGCCGGCTATCTGATCACGGCGACGCAGCTCCCGCCCGCAGCGGCGCTTTCGCGCACCGACGAGGTCAACAGGCGTGTCGTGGAACTCGCGCTTGAGACACCGGGGGTCAAGCACGCCGTCAACTTCATCGGTTTCTCCGGCGCCACCCGTACCATGCAATCCAACGCGGGCGCGGTGTTCATCGTGCTTGAGCCGTTCAAGGATCGCGACGGAAAACCCGAGCTGTCCGCACAGGCCATTCAGCAGACGCTGATGCAGAAGTTTTCCGTGATCCAGGAGGCGATGGTGCTCGTCATCGCGCCGCCTGCCGTGCGCGGTATCGGCAGTTCCGGCGGCTTCCGCATGATGGTGCAGGATCGCGACGGTGCGGGACCGCAGGCGCTCCAGCAGGCCGTCGGTGCGATGATGCAGCGCGCCAATCAGACGCCGGGGCTGCAGCAGGTGTTCTCGCTGTTCGAAACATCGACGCCGCAGCTCTACCTCGACATCGATCGCGTCAAGGCGCAGATGCTCGGCATCAATATCCCCGACGTGTTTCAGGCGCTGCAGACCTATCTCGGGTCCGCATATGTGAACGACTTCAACCTGCTCGGACGGACGTTCCGCGTCACGGCGCAGGCGGATGCCGATTTCCGCGCAGACGTGAAGGACGTTTTGCAGATCCGCGTGCGCAACGCGCAGGGCGATACGGTGCCGCTCGGATCGTTCACGACGGTGAGCGATATTTCGGGGCCGGCCCGCGTGCCCCGCTACAACCTTTACCCGGCAGCAGAGCTCGACGGCTCGGCCGCGCCCGGCTATTCGCAGGGGCAGGCGCTGGCGATGATGCAGGAGATCGCCGCGGAAGTGCTGCCTCAGGGCTTCGGCTACGAGTGGACGGACCTCGCGTTCCAGCAGATCCGCGCCGGCAATACGGCGATGTTCGCTTTTGCGCTCGGCGTTCTGTTCGTGTTCCTGGTGCTGGCGGCACAGTTCGAAAGCCTTACGCTGCCGATGGCGGTGATCCTGATTGTGCCGATGAGCCTCATCGCAGCGATCAGCGGCGTCATCATGCGAGGCATGGATAACAACATCCTGACGCAGGTGGGCTTCATCGTTCTTATAGGCTTGGCCGCGAAGAACGCTATTCTCATCGTCGAATTCGCCGCGCAGCTTGAGGAACAGGGGCGCAACAGGTTCCAGGCGGCTGCGGAAGCCGCGCGAATCCGGATGCGGCCTGTTCTCATGACGTCTCTCGCGTTCATTCTTGGCGTGGCGCCGATGGTTTGGGCGACGGGAGCGGGCGCCGAGTTGCGCCAAGCGCTGGGTACGCCGGTGTTCTACGGCATGATCGGCGTCACGGTGTTCGGCCTTATCTTCACTCCCGTGTTCTACGTGCTGTGCCGACGCTTTGGCGGCAAGGTGCATCGCGGGCACGCAGCGGAAGAGCCGACACCTGCTCCCGCCGAATAG
- the egtB gene encoding ergothioneine biosynthesis protein EgtB has translation MARAAHERAFSPPQQPQSPDISDALSARLFATRGLSLELAAPLSAEDMAAQAMEDASPTKWHLAHVTWFFETFVLKPHLPGYRLFDEAFNFCFNSYYEAMGARQPRPARGLLTRPSAARVMDYRAHVDEALERLAERGFETGSDLARLIEIGINHEQQHQELLLSDILALFAVNPLRPAYREGRARTSLSAVGEPSETCGSAAAGWISYDGGLVKIGHAGNGYAWDNESPRHDALVRPFRLADRLVTNGEWLDFMGDGGYRTASVWLADGWAKVNAAGWRAPRYWEEHGNGWHMMTLDGLLPLETAAPVCHVSYYEADAFARWAGFRLPTEFEWELAGATLPVEGNTLGTRALRPVPAGARGEASPRQMFGDVWEWTQSAYLPYPGYRPPEGAIGEYNGKFMVSQQVLRGASCATPDGHSRATYRNFFYPHQRWQFAGVRLAAEVS, from the coding sequence ATGGCCCGAGCCGCGCACGAGCGCGCTTTTTCACCGCCCCAACAGCCTCAATCGCCGGATATATCGGATGCGCTCTCGGCGCGGCTTTTCGCGACGCGGGGACTGTCGCTTGAACTTGCAGCGCCGCTCAGTGCCGAGGACATGGCCGCGCAGGCCATGGAAGATGCGAGCCCCACGAAGTGGCATCTGGCGCACGTCACCTGGTTTTTCGAAACGTTCGTGCTGAAGCCGCATCTGCCCGGCTATCGCCTTTTCGACGAGGCATTCAACTTCTGTTTCAATTCCTATTACGAAGCGATGGGGGCCCGTCAGCCGCGGCCTGCGCGGGGGCTTCTGACGCGTCCGTCCGCTGCGCGCGTGATGGATTACAGGGCGCATGTGGACGAAGCGCTGGAGCGTCTCGCGGAGCGTGGTTTCGAGACGGGCAGCGATCTGGCGCGACTGATCGAGATTGGTATCAACCACGAGCAGCAGCATCAGGAGCTACTGCTGAGCGATATTCTTGCGCTGTTTGCCGTGAACCCGCTCCGTCCCGCCTATCGCGAGGGGCGTGCGCGCACCTCCCTATCCGCTGTCGGGGAGCCGTCCGAAACGTGTGGTTCCGCAGCGGCGGGATGGATTTCCTACGATGGAGGCCTCGTAAAAATTGGACACGCAGGCAACGGATATGCGTGGGACAACGAGAGCCCGCGGCATGACGCGCTGGTTCGTCCCTTCCGTTTGGCGGACCGCCTGGTGACAAACGGGGAATGGCTGGATTTCATGGGCGACGGCGGATATCGGACGGCGTCTGTGTGGCTGGCGGACGGTTGGGCCAAGGTCAATGCCGCTGGGTGGCGTGCGCCGCGCTACTGGGAGGAGCACGGCAACGGCTGGCACATGATGACGCTCGACGGGCTGCTGCCGTTGGAGACCGCAGCGCCAGTTTGCCATGTTTCCTATTACGAGGCCGACGCCTTTGCGCGATGGGCGGGCTTCCGTCTCCCGACCGAGTTCGAATGGGAACTGGCGGGCGCGACGCTTCCGGTCGAGGGGAATACGCTCGGCACGCGTGCGTTGCGGCCCGTGCCAGCCGGGGCGCGCGGCGAAGCCAGTCCGCGGCAGATGTTCGGCGATGTCTGGGAGTGGACGCAGAGCGCGTATCTGCCGTACCCCGGTTATCGACCGCCGGAGGGTGCTATCGGCGAATACAACGGCAAGTTCATGGTGAGCCAGCAGGTGCTGCGCGGAGCCTCGTGTGCGACGCCCGACGGCCACAGCCGCGCGACCTATCGCAATTTCTTCTATCCGCATCAGCGTTGGCAGTTTGCGGGCGTGCGGCTCGCGGCGGAGGTTTCCTGA